A region from the Poecilia reticulata strain Guanapo linkage group LG12, Guppy_female_1.0+MT, whole genome shotgun sequence genome encodes:
- the gal3st1b gene encoding galactosylceramide sulfotransferase isoform X1: MRITCSLQFHFQVCILHLIMFNKGFKCTAVVRRLMPWVVLTKVMLVLYCLTMTRQVNISPTQEKTCPLSMAKTSPGKITGSPDSKQDCSPKVNIMFMKTHKTASSTILNILYRFGEKHKLKFALPNRRNDFCYPQPFLCSQVKDYRPGECFNILCNHMRFNYQEVSKLLPPNTLYVTILRDPVHLFESAFHYFQKIIPLTWRISGNNKLTEFLNNPEAFYSLEAINSFYLKNLLFFDFGFDNNLKANDPRVMKEILYLSKLFHLVLIAEYFEESLILLKDLLCWSMEDILYFKLNVRRTSSVSRLDPETRAKALQWNWADWKLYQHFNATFWERVEAYGRTRMERDVNELRRRNAEMRATCIEGGDAVEAHKIKDTRFKPWQPIGEKSIMGYNLRNDINPESRKICAKMLTPEIQYLSDLGVNLWVTKLWGWLKDYIL; this comes from the exons ATGAGGATTACATGTTCTCTCCAATTtcattttcaggtttgcattttgcatttaataatGTTTAACAAAGGATTTAAATGCACAGCGGTGGTGCGGCGGCTGATGCCATGGGTTGTGTTGACCAAGGTAATGTTGGTCCTCTACTGTTTGACAATGACACGCCAAGTGAATATaag TCCCACACAGGAAAAGACGTGTCCCCTCAGCATGGCAAAGACAAGTCCGGGCAAAATCACTGGAAGCCCTGACTCTAAGCAGGACTGCTCTCCCAAAGTGAACATCATGTTCATGAAGACTCATAAAACGGCGAGCAGCACCATCCTCAACATCCTCTACAGGTTTGGGGAAAAGCACAAGCTCAAGTTTGCCCTACCTAACAGACGCAATGATTTCTGCTACCCGCAGCCATTCCTGTGCTCCCAGGTGAAGGACTACAGGCCAGGGGAGTGCTTTAACATCCTTTGCAACCACATGCGGTTCAACTATCAAGAAGTGTCCAAACTCTTGCCTCCAAACACATTGTATGTCACCATCCTACGTGACCCGGTGCATCTCTTTGAGTCAGCTTTCCATTACTTCCAGAAAATAATTCCTCTTACTTGGCGCATTAGTGGAAATAACAAACTGACTGAGTTTCTGAACAATCCAGAGGCCTTCTACAGTCTGGAAGCTATTAACTCATTCTACCTtaaaaatttgctgttttttgacTTTGGTTTCGATAACAACCTTAAAGCCAATGACCCTCGTGTCATGAAGGAGATTCTGTATTTATCCAAACTTTTTCATCTGGTTCTTATAGCAGAATACTTTGAGGAATCTCTGATTCTTCTTAAGGATTTACTTTGCTGGTCCATGGAGGACATCCTGTACTTCAAGCTCAATGTTCGAAGGACCTCATCCGTGTCTCGTCTGGATCCTGAGACGAGAGCCAAAGCCTTACAGTGGAACTGGGCTGACTGGAAACTCTATCAACACTTCAATGCTACTTTCTGGGAGAGAGTCGAGGCATATGGAAGAACAAGAATGGAACGAGATGTAAATGAGCTGAGGAGAAGAAATGCAGAGATGAGGGCCACCTGCATTGAGGGTGGCGATGCAGTTGAAGCTCATAAGATTAAAGACACACGTTTCAAGCCTTGGCAGCCCATTGGAGAGAAATCCATTATGGGATACAACTTGAGAAATGACATTAATCCTGAAAGCAggaaaatatgtgcaaaaatgCTTACGCCTGAGATCCAGTACTTATCAGACTTGGGAGTAAACCTCTGGGTGACTAAACTATGGGGTTGGTtgaaagattatattttataa
- the prodha gene encoding proline dehydrogenase 1, mitochondrial codes for MSYTKFVASLARAKSGNINKIRISPSRCRSTVASPKSQEEKEPQRQLEGCAVVDAAPIELINQTKNAKDVRLNRIHIDFDNTEEAYKSKNNIELLRSLLVFNLCRIDILVEKNKELVELSKKLLGQRLFEKLMKMTFYGQFVAGEDHNAIKPLIHKNQAFGVGAVLDYSVEEDLTQEEAEKKEMDSCVSEAEKESPGAGHREKKYKAHRQFGDRRGGVISARTYFYADEAKCDNQMETFINCIKASGGASNDGFSAIKMTALGRPQFLLQFSEVLVKWRKFFNFLAAQQGKSDMTALEKRLELEQLKESLTQMGVAARDDIENWFTGEKLGLSGTIDLLDWNSLINDTTKMSNLLMVPNLETGQLESLSNKFTAEEESQMKRMLQRVDILAKHALENGVRLMVDAEQTYFQPAISRLTLEMQRKFNREKPVIFNTYQCYLKEAYDNVTLDVELSRREGWYFGAKLVRGAYMYQERARAQEIGYEDPINPDYEATNRMYHKCLEYVLEEIEHNRKANVMVATHNEDTVKFTLEKMNEMGLSPTENKVYFGQLLGMCDQISFPLGQAGFPVYKYVPYGPVNEVIPYLSRRAQENRGFMKGSQRERSLLWNELTRRFLGGQIFYKPAY; via the exons ATGTCCTACACAAAGTTTGTTGCGTCTCTTGCTCGAGCGAAGTCgggaaacataaacaaaatccGCATTTCACCTTCAAGATGTCGGTCAACTGTGGCATCCCCGAAGAGTCAGGAAGAGAAAGAGCCGCAGCGGCAGTTAGAGGGCTGCGCTGTGGTGGATGCTGCCCCAATAGAACTCATCAACCAGACCAAAAACGCCAAAGACGTGCGTCTGAACAGAATTCACATCGACTTCGACAACACCGAAGAGGCATACAAAAGTAAGAATAACATCGAGCTGCTGCGAAGTCTGCTGGTCTTCAACCTGTGTAGAATTGACATCCTTGTTGAGAAGAATAAGGAG CTGGTGGAACTCAGTAAGAAGCTGCTGGGTCAGCGGTTGTTTGAGAAGCTGATGAAGATGACCTTCTACGGTCAGTTTGTGGCAGGGGAAGACCATAACGCTATCAAACCTTTAATCCACAAGAACCAGGCTTTTGGCGTGGGGGCAGTGCTGGACTACAGTGTGGAAGAAGATCTGACACAAGAGGAGgcagagaagaaagaaatgga TTCCTGTGTTTCCGAGGCAGAGAAGGAAAGCCCAG GTGCAGGTCATCGTGAGAAGAAGTACAAGGCCCACCGTCAATTTGGGGACAGACGTGGAGGTGTCATCAGCGCTCGCACCTACTTTTATGCCGATGAAGCCAAATGTGACAATCAAATGGAGACATTCATAAACTGTATTAAAGCATCGG GTGGAGCTTCAAATGATGGATTCTCTGCTATTAAAATGACTGCACTGGGACGACCACAGTTCCTT CTCCAGTTTTCAGAGGTCCTTGTCAAATGGAGGAAGTTCTTTAACTTCCTCGCTGCACAGCAAGGAAAATCTGACATGACTGCTTTGGAGAAAAGACTGGAACTGGAGCAGCTGAAG GAAAGTTTGACTCAAATGGGTGTAGCAGCCAGAGATGACATTGAGAACTGGTTCACTGGGGAGAAGCTGGGTTTGTCAGG AACAATCGACTTGCTGGACTGGAACAGTCTGATAAATGATACGACAAAAATGTCCAATCTGCTCATGGTGCCAAATCTTGAG ACAGGCCAGCTGGAATCTTTATCAAACAAGTTtacagcagaggaggagagccAGATGAAGAGAATGCTGCAGAGAGTCGACATTCTAGCAAAG CATGCTTTGGAGAATGGAGTGAGGCTCATggtggatgcagagcagacgtACTTCCAACCAGCTATCAGTCGACTCACCCTGGAGATGCAGAGGAAGTTCAACAGAGAAAAGCCAGTGATTTTCAACACATACCAGTGTTATCTTAAG GAAGCCTACGACAATGTGACTCTGGATGTAGAGCTGTCCCGACGAGAGGGTTGGTACTTTGGCGCCAAACTTGTTCGTGGAGCTTATATGTACCAAGAGAGAGCCAGAGCCCAGGAGATTGGCTACGAAGACCCAATAAACCCCGACTACGAAGCCACAAACAGGATGTACCACAA GTGTTTGGAGTATGTCCTGGAGGAGATTGAACACAACAGAAAAGCAAATGTCATGGTTGCTACTCACAATGAGGACACCGTGAAGTTCACTCttgaaaa GATGAATGAAATGGGTCTGTCACCCACGGAGAATAAAGTTTACTTTGGACAGCTGCTCGGCATGTGTGACCAGATCAGCTTCCCGCTAG GTCAAGCAGGTTTCCCAGTGTACAAGTACGTCCCATACGGCCCTGTCAATGAGGTGATCCCTTATCTGTCCCGTCGTGCTCAAGAGAACCGGGGCTTCATGAAAGGATCCCAGAGGGAGCGCAGCCTGCTGTGGAACGAGCTGACGCGCAGGTTTCTGGGTGGTCAGATTTTCTACAAGCCTGCCTACTGA
- the srsf9 gene encoding serine/arginine-rich splicing factor 9, translating to MSDGRIYVGNLPMDVQERDIEDLFFKYGKIREIELKNNRGTVPFAFIRFEDPRDAEDAVFGRNGYAYGNSKLRVEYPRSSAAKTGPMGGFGGGGGGGQQRGRFGPPTRRSEFRVIVTGLPSTGSWQDLKDHMREAGDVCFADVQRDGEGVVEFLRREDMEYALRRLDRTEFRSHQGETSYIRVYEERGGGGGGGAANWGRSRSRSRSRGRYSPPYFNRGSPPRYPSPPRHPMLRHSPPPRRHPPPHHSPPPRHYR from the exons ATGTCTGACGGCCGGATCTATGTTGGAAATCTCCCCATGGATGTCCAGGAGAGAGACATAGAGGATCTCTTcttcaaatatggaaaaatcCGAGAAATAGAATTGAAGAATAACAGAGGAACTGTTCCTTTTGCCTTCATCCGGTTCGAGGATCCACG GGATGCTGAGGATGCTGTCTTTGGAAGGAATGGATATGCATATGGGAACTCCAAGCTACGTGTAGAGTATCCTCGATCCTCTGCTGCCAAAACTGGTCCAATGGGAGGttttggaggaggaggaggaggcggacaACAGAGAGGAAGGTTTGGACCCCCAACTCGAAGATCCGAATTTCGGGTCATAGTGACTG GATTACCGTCTACTGGAAGCTGGCAGGATCTGAAGGATCACATGCGAGAAGCAGGAGATGTTTGTTTCGCAGATGTACAGAGAGACGGCGAGGGCGTAGTGGAGTTTCTCCGTAGGGAGGATATGGAATACGCGCTACGCCGACTTGACCGGACAGAGTTTCGTTCGCATCAG ggtGAGACCTCGTATATCCGAGTTTATGAGGAGAGAGGCGGTGGTGGTGGCGGTGGCGCTGCCAACTGGGGTCGTTCACGTTCTCGTTCCAGATCCCGAGGCCGCTATTCTCCTCCGTATTTTAACAGAGGATCTCCCCCTCGTTACCCGTCACCTCCACGCCATCCCATGTTGAGGCACAGTCCGCCTCCGAGGAGGCACCCCCCACCTCACCATAGCCCACCTCCACGTCATTACAGATAG
- the gal3st1b gene encoding galactosylceramide sulfotransferase isoform X2: MFNKGFKCTAVVRRLMPWVVLTKVMLVLYCLTMTRQVNISPTQEKTCPLSMAKTSPGKITGSPDSKQDCSPKVNIMFMKTHKTASSTILNILYRFGEKHKLKFALPNRRNDFCYPQPFLCSQVKDYRPGECFNILCNHMRFNYQEVSKLLPPNTLYVTILRDPVHLFESAFHYFQKIIPLTWRISGNNKLTEFLNNPEAFYSLEAINSFYLKNLLFFDFGFDNNLKANDPRVMKEILYLSKLFHLVLIAEYFEESLILLKDLLCWSMEDILYFKLNVRRTSSVSRLDPETRAKALQWNWADWKLYQHFNATFWERVEAYGRTRMERDVNELRRRNAEMRATCIEGGDAVEAHKIKDTRFKPWQPIGEKSIMGYNLRNDINPESRKICAKMLTPEIQYLSDLGVNLWVTKLWGWLKDYIL; the protein is encoded by the exons atGTTTAACAAAGGATTTAAATGCACAGCGGTGGTGCGGCGGCTGATGCCATGGGTTGTGTTGACCAAGGTAATGTTGGTCCTCTACTGTTTGACAATGACACGCCAAGTGAATATaag TCCCACACAGGAAAAGACGTGTCCCCTCAGCATGGCAAAGACAAGTCCGGGCAAAATCACTGGAAGCCCTGACTCTAAGCAGGACTGCTCTCCCAAAGTGAACATCATGTTCATGAAGACTCATAAAACGGCGAGCAGCACCATCCTCAACATCCTCTACAGGTTTGGGGAAAAGCACAAGCTCAAGTTTGCCCTACCTAACAGACGCAATGATTTCTGCTACCCGCAGCCATTCCTGTGCTCCCAGGTGAAGGACTACAGGCCAGGGGAGTGCTTTAACATCCTTTGCAACCACATGCGGTTCAACTATCAAGAAGTGTCCAAACTCTTGCCTCCAAACACATTGTATGTCACCATCCTACGTGACCCGGTGCATCTCTTTGAGTCAGCTTTCCATTACTTCCAGAAAATAATTCCTCTTACTTGGCGCATTAGTGGAAATAACAAACTGACTGAGTTTCTGAACAATCCAGAGGCCTTCTACAGTCTGGAAGCTATTAACTCATTCTACCTtaaaaatttgctgttttttgacTTTGGTTTCGATAACAACCTTAAAGCCAATGACCCTCGTGTCATGAAGGAGATTCTGTATTTATCCAAACTTTTTCATCTGGTTCTTATAGCAGAATACTTTGAGGAATCTCTGATTCTTCTTAAGGATTTACTTTGCTGGTCCATGGAGGACATCCTGTACTTCAAGCTCAATGTTCGAAGGACCTCATCCGTGTCTCGTCTGGATCCTGAGACGAGAGCCAAAGCCTTACAGTGGAACTGGGCTGACTGGAAACTCTATCAACACTTCAATGCTACTTTCTGGGAGAGAGTCGAGGCATATGGAAGAACAAGAATGGAACGAGATGTAAATGAGCTGAGGAGAAGAAATGCAGAGATGAGGGCCACCTGCATTGAGGGTGGCGATGCAGTTGAAGCTCATAAGATTAAAGACACACGTTTCAAGCCTTGGCAGCCCATTGGAGAGAAATCCATTATGGGATACAACTTGAGAAATGACATTAATCCTGAAAGCAggaaaatatgtgcaaaaatgCTTACGCCTGAGATCCAGTACTTATCAGACTTGGGAGTAAACCTCTGGGTGACTAAACTATGGGGTTGGTtgaaagattatattttataa
- the uqcr10 gene encoding cytochrome b-c1 complex subunit 9, which translates to MALAKTVYNLLFRRTSTFAVTIMVGAVLFERVFDQGGDAIFEQMNRGKLWKHIKHNYENEE; encoded by the exons ATGGCGCTGGCTAAGACCGTCTACAATCTTCTCTTCAGGAGGACGTCCACCTTCGCTGTGACCATCATGGTTGGAGCTGTCTTATTTGAGCGGGTGTTTGACCAAGGCGGTGACGCGATTTTTGAGCAGATGAACCGCGGG AAACTATGGAAACACATCAAGCACAACTATGAGAACGAAGAATAA
- the zmat5 gene encoding zinc finger matrin-type protein 5: MGKRYYCDYCDRSFQDNMHNRKKHLNGVQHHRAKKAWFDQFRDSAAVLHDEQIKKPCRKFLQKGICDFGPNCRFSHMSEEDLFNLKRHMEEERQHKEDSEDRILSGRSIEEWLLKREKKRAALGSKGDSKTKEDNEEDEAESDIPQQLFSIPNLPPSLLPPPPGGWRVSASSEWG, encoded by the exons ATGGGGAAGAGGTATTACTGTGACTACTGTGACCGGTCCTTTCAGGACAACATGCACAACAGGAAGAAACATCTAAATGGCGTTCAGCATCACAGAGCGAAGAAGGCCTGGTTTGACCAATTCAGAG attctgctgctgttctccatGATGAGCAAATAAAGAAACCCTGCAGGAAGTTTCTccaaaaag gaatATGTGATTTTGGCCCAAACTGCAGATTTTCTCACATGTCTGAAGAGGATCTGTTCAACTTAAAAAGACACATGGAAG agGAAAGACAACACAAAGAGGACTCTGAGGACAGAATTCTCTCTGGGCGAAGTATAGAGGAATGGCTCTTGAAAAGGGAAAAGAAGCGAGCAGCTCTGGGTAGCAAAGG AGACTCAAAAACCAAGGAGGACAATGAGGAGGACGAAGCAGAAAGCGATATTCCTCAACAACTCTTCTCCATCCCTAACCTCCCACCCTCACTGTTGCCTCCTCCTCCAGGTGGATGGAGAGTCAGCGCAAGCAGCGAGTGGGGTTGA